One Tolypothrix bouteillei VB521301 DNA window includes the following coding sequences:
- the argC gene encoding N-acetyl-gamma-glutamyl-phosphate reductase, with product MTSKPKIFIDGESGTTGLQIYSRLNQRDDLELVSIEASKRKDSTERAKLINAVDIAILCLPDDAAREAVSYVNNDKVKILDASTAYRTAEGWVYGFPELNPGQREKIASAQFVSNPGCYPTGFLACIRPLIAKGLLTRNFPVTVNAVSGYSGGGKNLIQQYETFHQKQVEGKSLYPFGIYGLEFGHKHVKEMCQHSGLSSLPLFVPAVGDFEQGMLVQIPLPLWILDNPPSGKVIHEAIADYYQGEKFVQVASYQEPTLLRDGKFLDAMAMNGTNIVQVFVFANDSTKEALLVARLDNLGKGASGAAIQNLNIMLGLPEALGL from the coding sequence ATGACCTCTAAACCTAAGATTTTTATTGATGGGGAATCGGGAACCACAGGCTTACAGATTTACTCGCGTCTCAATCAACGGGATGACCTTGAGTTAGTTAGCATTGAGGCATCCAAACGCAAGGATTCAACAGAACGGGCAAAATTGATCAATGCTGTTGACATTGCCATTCTCTGCTTACCTGATGACGCAGCCCGTGAAGCGGTCAGCTATGTTAATAATGATAAGGTAAAAATCCTCGATGCCAGTACTGCTTATCGAACGGCTGAGGGTTGGGTATATGGTTTTCCCGAACTCAATCCGGGACAGCGAGAGAAAATCGCTAGCGCCCAGTTCGTCAGCAATCCGGGCTGTTATCCCACGGGATTTTTAGCTTGTATCCGTCCGTTGATAGCTAAGGGGCTCTTGACTCGCAACTTCCCAGTCACTGTGAATGCCGTATCGGGCTACTCTGGGGGCGGTAAGAATCTCATCCAACAGTACGAAACTTTCCATCAGAAACAAGTTGAAGGAAAATCACTTTATCCTTTTGGCATTTATGGTTTGGAGTTTGGACACAAACACGTTAAGGAAATGTGCCAGCATTCGGGCTTGTCTTCACTACCATTGTTTGTACCGGCTGTGGGGGATTTTGAGCAAGGGATGCTAGTACAGATACCTTTGCCACTGTGGATTTTAGATAATCCACCATCAGGTAAAGTGATACATGAGGCGATCGCTGACTACTATCAAGGCGAAAAATTTGTGCAAGTTGCTTCATACCAAGAACCCACCCTTCTGCGAGACGGAAAGTTCTTAGACGCAATGGCAATGAACGGCACCAACATTGTTCAAGTGTTTGTCTTTGCTAACGATTCTACAAAAGAAGCACTCCTAGTTGCTCGTCTTGATAACTTGGGGAAAGGTGCATCGGGAGCTGCGATACAAAATCTAAATATTATGCTGGGCTTACCAGAAGCATTGGGATTGTAA
- the hflX gene encoding GTPase HflX, producing METIHGNTQSLKSSQIKKLQQIYEQREPSHSLITPEFAQAVAAIATEIHQPICSYINRRGQVIRVAVGTPSQTQIPPEQRPRSDAERLSGLRCIATQFKSEPPDEASLIAMVRQRLDALVVLTLADGKDGKRGKDNTDLVKKAFLAHIVPNEEKPWEVISSLSSDNLIEQDFDDLVDEWEREISESAVGMPFQDILSDTDKVLLVGLKTDDISQQRFEDGLQELVRLVETAGGTVGDTVQQKRSRPHPQTVVGQGKVEEIALSAQKIGANLIVFDRDISPSQARNLENEIGIRVVDRTEVILDIFAQRAQSQAGKLQVELAQLEYMLPRLRGQGREMSRLGGGIGTRGPGETKLETERRAIQRRIAQLQQEVNQLQAHRARIRQQRQKQEIPAVALVGYTNAGKSTLLNVLTHAEVYVADKLFATLDPTTRKLVIVDPETQERRTILLTDTVGFIHELPPPLVDAFRATLEEVTEADILLHVVDLSHPAWENHIASVEAVLAEMPAISGPTLIAFNKVDGVNSETLALAKEKYPEALFISATHQLGLDTLRQRLLQAIDRQVLQVPSS from the coding sequence ATGGAAACTATTCATGGAAATACTCAATCATTAAAATCCAGTCAAATTAAGAAACTGCAACAAATTTACGAACAAAGAGAACCTTCACATAGCCTCATTACACCTGAATTTGCTCAAGCTGTAGCAGCGATCGCAACAGAAATTCATCAACCCATATGCAGCTATATAAACAGGCGAGGACAAGTCATCCGAGTAGCGGTAGGAACACCAAGCCAAACTCAAATTCCTCCCGAACAGCGCCCCCGGTCTGATGCAGAACGCCTCAGCGGTCTTCGTTGCATTGCAACTCAATTCAAATCGGAACCACCCGACGAAGCATCACTGATTGCAATGGTACGCCAGCGTTTGGATGCTCTAGTGGTGTTAACCTTAGCTGATGGCAAAGACGGAAAGCGAGGCAAAGACAATACCGATCTAGTCAAAAAAGCTTTCTTAGCTCACATTGTCCCCAATGAGGAGAAACCTTGGGAAGTTATTTCTTCTTTGAGTTCAGATAACTTAATAGAGCAGGACTTTGACGATTTAGTTGATGAATGGGAGAGGGAAATTTCCGAATCTGCTGTGGGAATGCCATTCCAAGACATTTTGTCTGACACCGATAAAGTACTGCTTGTGGGATTGAAGACAGATGATATTTCTCAACAAAGGTTTGAAGATGGATTGCAAGAATTAGTTAGGTTAGTAGAAACTGCGGGTGGAACTGTAGGAGACACAGTGCAACAAAAGCGCAGCCGTCCCCATCCTCAAACTGTTGTCGGTCAGGGAAAAGTCGAGGAAATTGCTCTTTCTGCACAGAAAATAGGAGCTAATTTGATTGTCTTTGACCGAGATATTTCTCCATCCCAAGCCCGCAATCTAGAGAACGAGATTGGTATCCGAGTTGTAGACCGAACTGAAGTGATATTGGACATTTTTGCTCAACGCGCTCAATCCCAAGCAGGTAAGTTGCAAGTAGAACTAGCGCAACTAGAATATATGCTGCCTCGGTTGCGCGGTCAAGGTCGAGAAATGTCCAGGCTAGGAGGTGGAATTGGGACTCGCGGACCTGGTGAAACAAAACTAGAGACAGAACGGCGAGCAATTCAGCGACGAATAGCCCAACTACAGCAAGAAGTTAATCAATTACAAGCGCATCGTGCTCGAATCCGACAACAGCGACAAAAGCAAGAAATTCCTGCTGTCGCCTTAGTTGGTTACACCAATGCAGGAAAGTCTACTTTGTTGAACGTGTTAACCCATGCGGAAGTTTATGTAGCAGATAAACTTTTTGCTACCCTTGACCCCACAACAAGAAAGCTAGTCATTGTAGATCCAGAAACACAAGAACGCAGGACAATTCTGCTGACAGATACAGTAGGGTTTATTCACGAACTCCCACCACCTCTAGTCGATGCATTCCGCGCCACCTTAGAAGAAGTCACGGAAGCAGATATTTTGCTTCACGTTGTCGATCTGTCTCACCCGGCTTGGGAAAACCACATTGCCAGTGTAGAAGCAGTGTTAGCAGAAATGCCAGCTATTTCCGGTCCTACTTTAATTGCGTTTAACAAGGTTGACGGAGTCAATAGCGAAACTCTGGCTTTGGCTAAGGAAAAATATCCTGAAGCCCTGTTTATTTCAGCAACTCATCAACTCGGTTTAGACACTTTACGACAGCGATTGTTGCAAGCGATCGACCGACAGGTTTTGCAAGTTCCATCTAGCTAG